A single Leishmania major strain Friedlin complete genome, chromosome 24 DNA region contains:
- a CDS encoding putative malic enzyme yields the protein MFAKSLVHLIEVSKRPGRGVDYLRNRFTNKGTAFTAAERSHMNVEGLLPPSVETLDDQVERYWDQLNRFNEPINRYQLLRNVQNTNVTLYYAILTRYLKQTLPIVYTPTVGEACQRYGDLYQKDHGLYLDVASKGKVRRLIQNLRKTNIDVIVITDGSRILGLGDLGSNGIGISIGKCSLYVAAGGVKPSRVLPVVMDVGTNNLELRNNPLYLGLRKPRCGDADFYALLDEFMEAVKDTWPSAVVQFEDFSNNHCFDMLERYQKKYRCFNDDIQGTGAVIAAGFHTAVKLSKIPLEQQRIVFFGAGSAATGVAESIADLAAETGVKKEGIKKNTFFVDSMGMVATNRGDKLAKHKLGWARTDIPDADIASLKTLEDVVRYVRPTALIGLGATANVFSREIVEFLHSCCPHPIIFPLSNPSSKAEIVPANAYKWTNGDAIVASGSPFPETVVSGRTLQSSQGNNLYIFPGVGLGCCIAQPPYIPQEVLVAAAACLSTLATPDDLAKGQLYPPIEEVRRVSREVAVACIQKLQELGLAKADLPDNRPDLMKLVKTAFWEPRYLPENYYLEKELIR from the coding sequence ATGTTTGCCAAGTCGCTGGTGCATCTGATTGAAGTGTCGAAGCGCCCAGGGCGCGGTGTCGATTACCTGCGCAACCGCTTCACCAATAAGGGCACAGCCTTTACCGCCGCAGAGCGGTCGCACATGAACGTGGaggggctgctgccgccgtctgTCGAGACCCTCGATGATCAGGTGGAACGGTACTGGGATCAGCTGAACCGTTTCAACGAGCCGATCAACCGCtaccagctgctgcgcaacgtGCAGAACACAAACGTCACCCTCTACTACGCCATCTTGACGCGGTACCTGAAGCAGACACTGCCGATCGTGTACACGCCGACCGTCGGCGAGGCTTGCCAGCGCTACGGTGACCTCTATCAGAAGGACCACGGACTGTACCTCGACGTCGCCAGCAAGGGCAAGGTGAGGAGGCTGATTCAGAACCTTCGAAAGACGAACATCGACGTCATCGTGATCACCGATGGCTCCCGCATTCTCGGCCTGGGCGACCTCGGCTCCAACGGCATCGGCATCAGCATCGGCAAGTGCTCCCTGTACGTCGCTGCGGGCGGTGTGAAGCCGAGCCGTGTGCTGCCGGTCGTCATGGACGTTGGCACAAACAACCTCGAGCTCCGCAACAACCCGCTTTACCTCGGTCTGCGCaagccgcgctgcggcgacgccgacttTTACGCTCTGCTGGACGAGTTCATGGAAGCTGTGAAGGACACCTGGCCCTCCGCTGTCGTGCAGTTCGAGGACTTCAGTAACAACCACTGCTTCGACATGCTGGAGCGCTACCAAAAGAAGTACCGCTGCTTCAACGACGACATCCAgggcaccggcgccgtcatAGCTGCTGGTTTCCACACGGCGGTGAAGCTAAGCAAGATcccgctggagcagcagcgcatcgtcTTCTTCGGCGCCGGCTCCGCTGCGACCGGTGTGGCGGAAAGCATCGCCGACCTCGCCGCTGAGACCGGGGTGAAGAAAGAGGGCATCAAGAAGAACACCTTCTTCGTCGACTCGATGGGCATGGTGGCCACCAACCGCGGTGACAAGCTGGCCAAGCACAAGCTGGGTTGGGCCCGCACCGACATCCCTGATGCAGATATTGCAAGCCTGAAGACCCTCGAGGACGTTGTGCGTTACGTGCGGCCGACCGCGCTCATCGGcctcggcgccaccgccaacgTCTTTTCGCGCGAAATTGTGGAGTTTCTGCACTCATGCTGCCCACATCCGATCATCTTCCCGTTGTCGAATCCGTCCAGCAAAGCCGAAATTGTACCGGCGAACGCCTACAAGTGGACGAACGGCGATGCCATCGTGGCCTCCGGCAGCCCCTTCCCTGAGACAGTCGTCAGCGGCCGCACGCTGCAATCATCGCAAGGCAACAACCTGTACATCTTCCCCGGGGTGGGTCTCGGCTGCTGCATTGCTCAGCCGCCGTACATCCCGCAGgaggtgctggtggcggccgctgcctgcCTGAGCACGCTGGCCACGCCGGACGACCTCGCCAAGGGGCAGCTGTACCCGCCTATTGAGGAGGTACGCCGCGTGTCGCGTGAGGTGGCCGTGGCGTGTATTCAGAAGCTACAGGAGCTGGGGCTGGCCAAGGCGGATCTGCCAGATAACCGCCCAGACCTGATGAAGCTGGTGAAGACGGCTTTCTGGGAACCGCGCTACTTGCCCGAGAACTACTACCTGGAGAAGGAGTTGATTCGCTAA